DNA sequence from the Paenibacillus physcomitrellae genome:
GTCGTTTACATTAGCCGGGCGTCCAAAGACCTGATGAAATTAGAGAAGAAGATGATCAGCTTGAATGTTAACTCTTGTAGAAAAGGTCTAGACTTGGCTTAAGGCCGTTATTTACGAAAGGGAGGTGGTTTCTCATGACAGAGCAGCTATACGTTGGCAGTGTATTTGCCGCAGGTATGTTATCTTTCTTTTCACCCTGCATATTGCCTCTGCTTCCGGTCTATTTGGCCTATCTTGGCAGCTCGGGGACGGAAGGCGCAAGCCCAACCGGCGCGAAGCAAGGTGCTTCAAGCTTCTCTCCTTTGCTAGCCCTTAGAACCTTGGTGTTTATACTCGGGCTGTCAACCGTGTTTGTGCTGCTCGGGTTTGGAGCGGGGGCGCTTGGCAGCGTATTGAACAGTTCCGTTTTTATTACGCTCTGCGGCATTGTGGTCATTCTCTTTGGCCTCTATCAAACCGGTGTGGTCAAACTTCCATTTCTGGAACGGGAGAGAAAGATTCAGGCCGATTTCCAAAAGACACGCGGATGGGCTGGAGCCTACATCCTCGGCTTTACGTTCAGCTTTGGCTGGACACCTTGCATTGGACCGGTGCTGGCTGCGGTAATCAGCTTGTCTGCCAGCGGAGGATCCTGGTTGCCCGGAGTGACCTATATGGGGATCTATGCCTTGGGCCTGGCCGTTCCTTTTCTGATCATGTCGTTGTTCTCCGGTCTGCTGCTGACCCGGATTCGCGCGGTTTATAAACATATGAACAAGCTGAAGATCCTGTCCGGGGTTGTTCTGATGATTATGGGAGTGCTGCTGGTAACGAACAAGCTGAATGCGATTACCGCTTATTTTCAATTTTAGAAGGAGTGAAGAGAGATGAACAGTAAACGGAATAGATGGATATGGGGAGCGATTTCAGCGGCGGCATTAATCCTTGTTGTTCTGGGCAGCCAAAGCCTGGATAAGCAAGGAGGGATTTCTCTGAACCGGTCTGTGAGCGCTGCGGAGACAACTGGACAAACGCTGAATCAAGGCCGGCCCGCACCGGATTTTAATTTAAAGGATACGAACGGCAACGCCGTGTCCCTGGCTGATTATAAAGGTGAGAAGGTTTATGTAAAATTCTGGGCCTCCTGGTGTCCGATCTGCCTGGCCGGTTTGGATGAAATCAACCAGCTGTCGGGCCAGCAGCATGATTACAAAGTGCTGACCATCGTCAGCCCCGGCTACAATGGGGAGCAGTCTGAAGCGGATTTCGTCAACTGGTTCTCCAAACGGGGATACGACAACATGGAGGTTCTGCTGGATGAGGGCGGCTCTTTAGCCAAACAATTTGGAGTCCGCGGTTATCCTTCCTCCTTTTACATCGGTTCAGACGGTGTGCTGGCTAAAAGTGTTCCGGGACATAACCCGAACGATCTGATTGCTCAAACGATTGATTCCATTCACTAATGGATGGACTGCTAATGGGCCGAAATTAACTATAAATGTTAAGGAGGATTACGATGAAACGAATGAGACTGGGTTTTGGTTTGGCAAGTGCTTTGTTGCTAATCATGGCGATTACGGCTTGTTCCCCTTATAATCAAATTAGCGGAGCTGCTGAAAGTGTTGCTGCGGCAGCCGGGAGCGCTTTTGAAAGCAGTGCCCGTGTGACGACGGCTTCGCTGCCTAACCCGAACAAGGAAGTGGACTATTCCCACAGCGAGCTGCGTCAAATCTATTTGGCCGGTGGCTGCTTCTGGGGCGTGGAAGCTTACATTTCACGGATTTACGGCGTAAGCGACGCCGTCAACGGTTATGCCAACGGCACGGGTGAGAATCCGACCTATGAGGATGTAGTAAGAGGGGACCGCGGCTTTGCGGAAACCGTCGAAGTCACGTATGACCCTTCCCGCGTGTCGCTTAAAACGCTGCTGGAGGATTATTTTAAAGTCATCGATCCGACCAGTGTGAACAAACAGGGTAACGACCGTGGTGTCAATTACCGCACGGGCGTCTATTATGAAGATCAAAAGGATCTGCCGGTCATTCAAGAGGTTGTTGCTGCTGAGCAGACTAAATACGACAAAAAGATTGTGACCGAAGTTCTGCCGCTGAGCAACTTCTATATGGCGGAAGAATATCATCAGGACTATTTGGAGAAACATCCTGACGGCTATTGCCACATTGACCTCGGGATTCTGAACGAACAGACGGTAGACATCGATCCTGCCAAATATCCAAGACCAAGCAACGAGGAATTGAAGCAAAAGCTGACGAATGAACAATATCAGGTAGCGGTACTCGGCGATACGGAGCATGCTTTTTCGAATGCTTATTGGGATAACTATGATCCCGGTATTTACGTGGATGTTGTGACAGGGGAGCCGCTGTTCTCCAGTGCCGACAAATACGATTCGGGCTGCGGCTGGCCGAGCTTCACGAAGCCGATCATTCCGGAGGTTGTGAATTATAAGGAAGATACCAGCTTCGGTCTGGTCCGCACAGAAGTAAGAAGCCGCGCGGGAAATACCCATCTGGGACACGTGTTTGATGATGGCCCTGCGGATAAAGGCGGCAAGAGATACTGCATCGACAGCGCGTCCATCCGTTTCGTGCCCGAAGCCGATATGGATAAAGAGGGATACGGCGATTTGATTAGCATTGTAAAATGAGTAAGTTAAGGGGTCTGCTGGGGCATGTACAAACTGCTGATCGTGGAAGATGAAGAACTTATCCGAAGCGGAATTAAACGTTTTGTCCCGTTCGAGGAATTAAACATTGCCGAGATTTATGAGGCGGAGAACGGGGAGGAGGGGCTGGTAATTTTTCAGGAGCACA
Encoded proteins:
- a CDS encoding cytochrome c biogenesis CcdA family protein is translated as MTEQLYVGSVFAAGMLSFFSPCILPLLPVYLAYLGSSGTEGASPTGAKQGASSFSPLLALRTLVFILGLSTVFVLLGFGAGALGSVLNSSVFITLCGIVVILFGLYQTGVVKLPFLERERKIQADFQKTRGWAGAYILGFTFSFGWTPCIGPVLAAVISLSASGGSWLPGVTYMGIYALGLAVPFLIMSLFSGLLLTRIRAVYKHMNKLKILSGVVLMIMGVLLVTNKLNAITAYFQF
- a CDS encoding TlpA family protein disulfide reductase, translating into MNSKRNRWIWGAISAAALILVVLGSQSLDKQGGISLNRSVSAAETTGQTLNQGRPAPDFNLKDTNGNAVSLADYKGEKVYVKFWASWCPICLAGLDEINQLSGQQHDYKVLTIVSPGYNGEQSEADFVNWFSKRGYDNMEVLLDEGGSLAKQFGVRGYPSSFYIGSDGVLAKSVPGHNPNDLIAQTIDSIH
- the msrB gene encoding peptide-methionine (R)-S-oxide reductase MsrB, whose amino-acid sequence is MKRMRLGFGLASALLLIMAITACSPYNQISGAAESVAAAAGSAFESSARVTTASLPNPNKEVDYSHSELRQIYLAGGCFWGVEAYISRIYGVSDAVNGYANGTGENPTYEDVVRGDRGFAETVEVTYDPSRVSLKTLLEDYFKVIDPTSVNKQGNDRGVNYRTGVYYEDQKDLPVIQEVVAAEQTKYDKKIVTEVLPLSNFYMAEEYHQDYLEKHPDGYCHIDLGILNEQTVDIDPAKYPRPSNEELKQKLTNEQYQVAVLGDTEHAFSNAYWDNYDPGIYVDVVTGEPLFSSADKYDSGCGWPSFTKPIIPEVVNYKEDTSFGLVRTEVRSRAGNTHLGHVFDDGPADKGGKRYCIDSASIRFVPEADMDKEGYGDLISIVK